The Natribaculum luteum genome contains the following window.
CGCCTTCGTGCAGCGAGACGCGGCTGATCGCCTGACTCGAGAGGGTGTTGATGCCACGTCCACCCTGCTCGTAGGGAATGCGTGACCGCCCACGTTCCATGTCCAGTGCGTCGGCGACGCGGATGACGCCCGCCTCGGTCGTCAACGGCGTCTCGGCGGTGTGGTGACAGAGGATCGCATGGAGGATCTCGCTTTTCATCCTGACGGCCTCGGGGACGTCGTAGAACCCCGGCAGGACGTTGTCGAGAATGTCTGACGCGAGTGGGATCGAATAGTAGGGGTGCTGATCGCGGTGGACCACGTGCCCGACGTCGTGGAGGGTGGCAGCGAGTGCGATGATGACCGACTCGTCTTCTTCCTCGAGTCCCTGCTGGCGGGCACCGTTGAAGTCGACGTCACCGGCTTTCAGCAGGTCGTAGAGACAGAGCGCGCGGTTGCGGACGATCGAGATGTGTTTGGTACCGTGATCGTTGTACCCCTTGCGGTCGACGGCGTTGACGTTCTGAGCCTCGAGGAAGGCGTTGATCTCCTCGTCGTCGTCGACGTACGCGAGGACCTCGTTTAACTTCTCGTCGGGGAAGTGGTGGTCGTCGTCGGGGGAGTAGACGCGACGGGAGTCATCGCGAGTCTCGCTATCGCTCATACGAGAACGTCGACTGCAGGGCAAAAAAGCGCTCCGCCAGCAGACGTCCGGCGGGCAACCGGATCGGTGGGTCGTCCGTGGGTCGGTCTCACGACGACTGTTGTGAGTCAGTCACAACACGTTCAGGCGACGTCGGCGACTGCGTCCTCGACCTCGTCGTAATCGGGTTCGACGCCGGGATCGTCGCTTACCCATGCGTACGTGATTTCTCCGTCGGCGTCGATGACGAACACCGAGCGCTTTGCGACGCCGTAGACGCCCAGGTTGTCGAAGTCCATGCTGACGTCGTAGGCGTCGATAATCTCGCGATCGAAGTCGCTCACAAAGTCGAAGGTGAGATCGTTCTGTGCGCGAAACTCGTTGAGCGCGAATGGGGAGTCGACGCTGACGCCGTAGACGCTCGCGTCGAGGTCGTCGAACGCCGCCAGGCGATCCTCGAACGTACACATCTCGGTCGTACAGACGCTCGTGAACGCACCGGGGAAAAAGGCGAGGACGATCGGTGCCTCGTCCTCGAGACGGTCCGAAAGCGTGATCGACTCGACGTCGCCGGTCGCGAGTGGTGCGGTGAACTCCGGGGCAGTATCGCCAGTTGTGGGCATCACCAGTGCTTGTTCATTCACGAAAAAGACAGTTTCGTTCCAGGATAGTTCCGGTCGCCTAGACGCCGAAACGCGAGGTCTCGTGAATCGAACGAGCAAAAAGGTTATAATTGACAGCGGGTAAGCCACGCGTAGAGATGCACGCCGAAATCACACCGCTGTTTATTCCCGGCGGACTCGGACCGCCGGAACTGGCAATTATCCTGGTCCTCGCGATCCTGCTGTTCGGGGCCAACAAGATCCCGAAACTCGCACGATCGACCGGTGAGGCCATGGGCGAGTTCCAGAAGGGGCGCGAGAAGGTCGAATCGGAGCTCGAAGAGATGCGTGAGACGGGCGACTACGACGACGAACCGGCAGCCGACGACGACTTCGTCGACACCGAACCGGTGACGGCAGACGAGGAGACGGAGACGGAAACGGAACCGAACTGAGCTTTTTTCGAACGAGGGCGTGTGGCCTAGCGGATAGGGCAGGAGGTTCCTAACCTTCTGATCGCGGGTTCGAATCCCGTCACGCCCGTGCAGTGAGAAACGGAGTGACGAGCGAACCGGCATGACGGAATTCGAATCAGGGAGCAGCTTCGCTGCGACCGTGGTTCGAATCCCGTCACGCCTCGAGTAATCGTCACCTACACCCTCGAGTGGCCGTTACCAGCGTCGAGTACGACCGACACACACTCGAGTACGCGCTCGCCGGGATACTCGATCGCGTCTCGAGTGTGTCGCCGCTGGCGACGGCGTCTCGAGTGCGGTCGATGGATGAATCGTTTTGTCCGGCAGTATGAAATGAACGCCGATCGGCCGGCGTGGCTCCGGTCGATCTCCGTTCTAGATTTCCATTCCAACACCAGAGATATTTATTAATTAGTTGGCGACCTGTGTGAAGTTACGTAGAACGTTTCATCAGAGAGACGTGTGTGCGAACATAGCAGCCAGCAATGGGAAGCGCGCCCGATGCCGTCGAAATTATCAGAAATGGTAATCCGCGGATGAATTTTTTGAAGGGTGAGTGATTGGTGGAACGCAATGGCTATTGACGAGACCGACCAATCCGATGCCGGGCAGTTTTCTGACGCCGAGGCATCAGAACCTGGGTCGGGAGAGAGCGCGGCCCACGCGCCGACGCGCGATTCGGACGTCCGCG
Protein-coding sequences here:
- a CDS encoding Sec-independent protein translocase subunit TatA/TatB gives rise to the protein MHAEITPLFIPGGLGPPELAIILVLAILLFGANKIPKLARSTGEAMGEFQKGREKVESELEEMRETGDYDDEPAADDDFVDTEPVTADEETETETEPN
- a CDS encoding HD domain-containing protein; translated protein: MSDSETRDDSRRVYSPDDDHHFPDEKLNEVLAYVDDDEEINAFLEAQNVNAVDRKGYNDHGTKHISIVRNRALCLYDLLKAGDVDFNGARQQGLEEEDESVIIALAATLHDVGHVVHRDQHPYYSIPLASDILDNVLPGFYDVPEAVRMKSEILHAILCHHTAETPLTTEAGVIRVADALDMERGRSRIPYEQGGRGINTLSSQAISRVSLHEGESRPVMVEIEMTNAAGVYQVDNLLKAKLKGSGLEDLIRIVAVNTNENREQLVERIEL
- a CDS encoding redoxin domain-containing protein, with amino-acid sequence MPTTGDTAPEFTAPLATGDVESITLSDRLEDEAPIVLAFFPGAFTSVCTTEMCTFEDRLAAFDDLDASVYGVSVDSPFALNEFRAQNDLTFDFVSDFDREIIDAYDVSMDFDNLGVYGVAKRSVFVIDADGEITYAWVSDDPGVEPDYDEVEDAVADVA